Proteins encoded in a region of the Marinococcus sp. PL1-022 genome:
- the pssD gene encoding PssD/Cps14F family polysaccharide biosynthesis glycosyltransferase, with translation MKKILLISSVGGHLTQLLQLEPLFQKYNYHIVTEKTDVTKSLKAKYPISFLTYGARNYPFRYMFKFSYNIFKSLFLFLRHRPDVVITTGTHTAVPMCYIAKLFRKKVVYIESFAKSHSPNMAGKMVYPIADLFIVQWESMKEFYPKAVYGGSIY, from the coding sequence ATGAAAAAAATACTGCTTATTTCCTCTGTGGGGGGACATCTGACGCAGCTTCTTCAGCTGGAGCCATTATTCCAAAAATATAACTACCATATTGTTACTGAAAAAACAGACGTGACAAAAAGCTTAAAAGCAAAATATCCTATTTCCTTTTTAACTTATGGGGCCCGAAACTATCCTTTTAGGTATATGTTTAAATTCTCCTACAACATATTTAAGTCCCTTTTTCTTTTTTTAAGGCATAGACCAGATGTAGTAATTACTACGGGCACCCATACTGCAGTGCCTATGTGTTATATAGCAAAACTGTTCCGAAAAAAGGTAGTTTATATCGAAAGCTTTGCCAAATCTCATTCTCCAAATATGGCTGGAAAAATGGTTTATCCGATCGCGGATTTATTCATTGTCCAGTGGGAGTCTATGAAGGAATTTTATCCCAAGGCAGTCTATGGAGGTAGTATCTATTGA
- a CDS encoding O-antigen ligase family protein, with protein sequence MLINKERRPMANVMQLILLAYILIQPVLDLLVFIGLPVSTLVRAAVIPAGMLYILFFLKGNQKKYVVGYFVLLLIYFGMHTILNYYLKDPFSITFELQNIVKTIYFPTVMFVYYTFFKQYFSKSSLKQWLPLVFTINLAFISLIVFLAGVTDTGKRTYGFLEKEGQTGWFFSGNELSAIMTMILPFVVIYLLRKTNFIQQIIVFFVIVLSMWAMLTVGTKVTLIGVVVSAGLGLVLSIARLRHKQWLNFILMILLIIGLVGFIPSSPIGNNLGLALETSENDSAAQEEEDSESSGSGGSEEIESEDETTKQRFEESLSNIPMHSVLFSGRVGFMAESMQQYVNAPTAQKAFGMGRSGNYVSADSAKSIEMDFFDWFFNFGILGFVILILPFFYMIAAYVRNIVRAGRSAFNMYAVTSLLCAGMGTGAAFIAGHVLSYPGAGLYLALVYAALVGFSKKENDEYSVFNSKKIDRKW encoded by the coding sequence ATGCTTATAAACAAGGAAAGACGTCCAATGGCAAATGTGATGCAATTAATATTATTAGCATATATATTAATACAGCCTGTACTGGATTTACTGGTGTTTATAGGTTTGCCAGTCTCGACTTTGGTGAGAGCTGCAGTAATACCCGCAGGCATGCTTTATATATTGTTTTTCTTAAAAGGAAATCAAAAAAAGTACGTCGTCGGTTATTTTGTGCTTTTACTAATCTACTTTGGGATGCATACTATTTTAAACTATTATTTAAAAGATCCCTTTTCCATTACGTTCGAGCTCCAAAATATTGTGAAAACAATTTATTTTCCTACAGTAATGTTTGTATATTATACATTTTTCAAACAATATTTTTCAAAATCCTCATTAAAGCAATGGCTCCCGTTAGTATTCACTATTAATTTAGCATTCATAAGCTTAATCGTTTTCCTTGCAGGAGTAACAGACACAGGCAAACGAACATACGGGTTTTTAGAAAAAGAAGGGCAAACAGGCTGGTTTTTTTCAGGAAATGAACTTAGTGCAATTATGACAATGATTCTTCCCTTTGTGGTCATTTATTTATTAAGAAAAACTAATTTTATCCAGCAGATTATCGTGTTTTTCGTCATAGTTTTATCAATGTGGGCGATGCTTACTGTCGGAACCAAAGTTACGTTAATTGGTGTGGTAGTATCGGCTGGATTAGGGCTGGTCCTGAGTATTGCCAGGCTGCGTCATAAACAATGGTTAAATTTTATATTAATGATACTACTTATTATAGGCTTAGTTGGATTTATCCCTTCTTCCCCTATTGGAAATAATTTAGGACTTGCTCTTGAAACAAGTGAAAATGATAGTGCAGCTCAAGAAGAGGAAGATAGCGAAAGCAGCGGCAGTGGTGGCAGTGAGGAGATAGAATCAGAGGACGAGACCACAAAACAAAGGTTCGAGGAAAGCTTAAGCAATATTCCTATGCACTCGGTTTTATTCAGTGGCCGGGTAGGTTTTATGGCTGAATCGATGCAGCAGTATGTAAATGCTCCGACAGCCCAAAAAGCCTTTGGCATGGGGAGGAGTGGGAATTACGTATCGGCAGACTCCGCAAAATCAATTGAAATGGACTTTTTTGACTGGTTTTTCAACTTTGGAATTCTCGGATTTGTTATTTTAATCCTGCCTTTTTTCTATATGATCGCTGCTTATGTTAGAAATATTGTAAGGGCAGGAAGAAGTGCATTCAATATGTATGCAGTTACCTCTCTTTTATGCGCTGGCATGGGCACCGGTGCAGCCTTCATTGCCGGCCACGTGCTGTCCTACCCTGGCGCTGGTTTATATCTCGCTTTAGTATACGCTGCCCTTGTCGGCTTTTCAAAAAAAGAAAACGACGAGTACTCCGTTTTTAATTCAAAAAAAATTGATAGAAAGTGGTAA
- a CDS encoding PIG-L family deacetylase, with protein MKQQLKHLIKYMEPAINNVTLKVLNNEYRAKQVPVKTLSSNKVLVFVPHVDDETIGLGGTIKKYTSLGAEVKVVLVTDGSKSVSSLPGEELSSQRRSEMEKVQHMLGFDSIEYLTLPDGNVEISESNIEKVLNIVKDFQPDVIYTNVLVDAHLDHVNTSLLLAESLKKLNLQDSLKIYMYEINCPIPVAYINTLIDITEELPLKQETINVFASQAIDFDGFINLNIVKSNLSADRSIGAGEVFLGQEAGDFINFAEYIKNKKENFPELFKQANKTVTLLWAYFQNKKAKEKLYKEGISYASIQAQLKDK; from the coding sequence TTGAAACAGCAGCTTAAGCATCTTATAAAATACATGGAACCGGCGATTAATAATGTTACGCTGAAAGTATTAAACAACGAGTACCGGGCAAAGCAGGTGCCTGTAAAAACTCTAAGCTCAAACAAAGTGTTAGTGTTTGTCCCGCACGTTGATGACGAAACTATTGGTTTGGGAGGGACGATTAAAAAATACACTTCTCTTGGAGCGGAAGTGAAAGTAGTGTTAGTGACGGATGGTTCAAAAAGTGTCTCTTCTCTACCGGGAGAGGAATTATCGAGTCAGCGCAGGAGTGAAATGGAAAAGGTGCAGCATATGCTGGGGTTTGATTCGATAGAATATTTAACCCTCCCTGATGGCAATGTAGAAATCAGTGAAAGCAATATTGAAAAAGTCCTTAACATCGTTAAGGATTTTCAGCCGGATGTTATCTATACAAATGTGTTAGTGGATGCTCATTTGGATCATGTAAATACGTCACTGCTGCTAGCCGAATCGTTAAAAAAGCTTAATCTGCAAGATTCATTGAAAATATATATGTACGAGATAAATTGTCCAATTCCTGTCGCTTACATAAACACGTTAATCGATATTACAGAAGAATTGCCTTTAAAACAAGAAACAATCAACGTCTTCGCTTCACAGGCTATAGATTTTGACGGGTTTATTAATCTAAATATAGTAAAGAGCAATTTAAGTGCAGATCGATCAATAGGAGCGGGAGAAGTTTTTCTGGGGCAGGAGGCAGGAGATTTTATAAACTTCGCTGAATATATAAAAAATAAAAAAGAAAATTTTCCTGAGCTTTTTAAACAGGCAAATAAAACAGTAACTTTGCTATGGGCTTATTTTCAAAACAAAAAAGCCAAAGAAAAGCTTTATAAGGAAGGCATATCATATGCGAGCATTCAGGCACAGTTAAAGGATAAGTGA
- the murJ gene encoding murein biosynthesis integral membrane protein MurJ — protein MTRKLGITSLIFITVTLFLKISGLLRDMTIAFYFGDSYLADAYLAAFIIPNMLFLFMINGMKNALVPGYIDAKHANQGKNYLNQILKSIVYIGILFGLLGALLSPVLIRVLYPAFNSEATSIAVNVSIILFAALMFVGINSVMEAYLDAENLFSLSAFSQMIVILSSIAGAVLFAGELSVYSLALGYLVGSIISLIFKIPVLSKRNMINLGTKLNFPELSAFYRVFIPVAMTVMVGQINLAVDNVFASYFQEGVVTYINYAKNLVHFPQQIFGITIATIMFPMLAKAMAANDEPSFKRGIENGLNVMYLVVLPAIVGMFVLMPNIISLVYQRGAFSEEAVINTSEVAYYYFGSVLFFSLNNVSNKGLYTLKKGHYVLIIGLITVVLNAVFNYIFTTWMGYVGIPLASSAVGLLYALACYIVFSKTINGLDHKHVLKEFTKITLSVVIMGLAAYLLKTQVLHNFSDFLLIIVIALAGALIYIICIWLFKVKALKVLITNFRKKA, from the coding sequence TTGACGAGAAAATTAGGTATTACAAGTCTTATTTTTATTACTGTAACACTTTTTTTGAAAATTTCGGGTTTGTTAAGGGATATGACCATAGCCTTCTATTTTGGTGATTCTTATTTAGCCGATGCGTATTTAGCGGCCTTTATCATTCCTAACATGCTATTTTTGTTTATGATTAATGGTATGAAAAATGCTCTGGTCCCGGGGTATATTGATGCGAAGCATGCTAATCAGGGAAAAAATTATCTGAATCAGATCCTTAAAAGTATTGTGTATATAGGTATTCTGTTTGGACTCCTTGGAGCACTATTGTCGCCTGTTCTTATTAGGGTTTTATATCCTGCCTTTAATAGTGAAGCTACGAGCATCGCAGTCAATGTATCTATTATACTCTTTGCCGCTCTTATGTTTGTAGGGATAAATTCTGTGATGGAAGCATATCTGGATGCAGAAAATTTATTTTCTTTATCTGCTTTTTCACAAATGATTGTGATCCTTTCCAGTATAGCAGGCGCAGTGCTTTTTGCTGGAGAGCTAAGTGTCTATTCGTTAGCACTCGGTTATCTTGTGGGTTCTATTATTTCACTGATATTTAAAATCCCTGTTTTATCTAAACGGAATATGATAAATTTGGGCACTAAATTAAACTTCCCTGAACTCTCAGCCTTTTACCGGGTTTTCATTCCAGTTGCTATGACTGTGATGGTGGGCCAGATTAATTTGGCAGTAGATAATGTGTTTGCCAGCTACTTTCAGGAAGGCGTCGTTACATATATTAATTATGCAAAGAACTTAGTTCACTTTCCTCAGCAAATCTTTGGTATTACCATTGCCACGATCATGTTTCCCATGCTGGCAAAAGCAATGGCGGCAAATGATGAACCTTCCTTTAAGCGGGGGATAGAAAACGGATTAAACGTGATGTACTTAGTAGTGCTTCCTGCTATTGTCGGCATGTTTGTGTTAATGCCTAATATTATAAGCCTGGTTTATCAAAGAGGAGCCTTTAGTGAAGAGGCAGTAATAAACACAAGTGAAGTGGCGTATTATTATTTTGGGTCTGTGCTGTTTTTTAGTTTGAACAACGTATCTAACAAAGGACTTTATACTTTAAAAAAAGGTCACTACGTTTTAATTATCGGTTTAATTACTGTGGTTCTGAACGCCGTGTTTAATTATATATTTACCACCTGGATGGGTTATGTGGGCATTCCTTTAGCATCTTCTGCTGTTGGTTTGCTTTACGCGCTGGCCTGCTATATTGTCTTTTCAAAAACGATTAATGGATTGGATCATAAGCATGTTCTGAAAGAATTCACCAAAATAACATTAAGCGTAGTAATAATGGGCCTCGCTGCTTATTTACTCAAAACTCAGGTGCTGCACAATTTCAGCGACTTTCTTCTTATTATAGTCATCGCGTTGGCAGGGGCACTTATATATATAATATGTATCTGGCTTTTTAAAGTGAAGGCACTTAAGGTATTAATAACTAATTTTAGAAAGAAGGCATAA
- a CDS encoding acyltransferase: MRIESIYYLRFAAMLLVVFVHVTGTFSTTLPLESGAYEKYHFINRIARIEAGIFIMITGLVFFYNLFPKTLNKFTLKDYYKKRVTFIIIPYLIWALFYEMYSVATGDRSLAITEIPQRILTGTSYYQLHFIFLIVQFYLFLPLFVYAAQSSIWLRKYLWLVGFVIEYIYYFLNLKFGFVEFSLFFNSLSTFLLGGWFGIYYVQQRKKAYSNSNWLLGIVTLLFGSLAAVYYYQVYEMNNYYFAWDPYKLISMIFLFIGSLFFFRLAEWAAQTASNKITEHIKRVALYSFGFYLIHPFILKEAARFIPMHSNYLFHIDIVLRYITVVVLCYLVIFTVHKLSPKAASLLFGKMPPEAVFLLSPYRNRSK, encoded by the coding sequence ATGAGGATCGAATCTATTTATTATTTACGATTTGCAGCAATGCTTCTGGTGGTGTTCGTCCATGTGACAGGCACATTTTCCACCACCCTACCCCTGGAAAGCGGGGCTTATGAAAAATATCATTTCATTAACCGCATTGCCCGTATTGAAGCAGGCATTTTTATTATGATTACAGGGCTCGTATTCTTCTATAATTTATTTCCCAAAACATTAAATAAATTTACTTTAAAAGATTATTATAAAAAACGAGTCACTTTTATAATCATACCTTATCTTATTTGGGCCTTATTTTACGAGATGTATTCTGTCGCTACTGGCGATAGATCTCTGGCTATAACAGAAATACCTCAAAGAATTCTTACAGGGACCTCCTATTATCAGTTACATTTTATATTTCTTATAGTGCAATTTTACCTTTTTCTTCCTTTATTCGTTTATGCTGCTCAATCCAGCATATGGTTACGCAAATACCTTTGGCTCGTTGGCTTTGTAATTGAATACATATATTATTTTCTCAATTTAAAATTCGGCTTCGTCGAATTCAGTTTGTTTTTCAATAGTCTTTCGACTTTTCTTTTAGGCGGCTGGTTTGGCATTTATTATGTACAACAAAGAAAAAAAGCTTATTCAAATAGTAATTGGCTTTTAGGCATCGTAACGTTACTTTTTGGAAGTCTGGCTGCTGTCTACTATTACCAGGTCTACGAGATGAACAATTATTATTTTGCCTGGGATCCCTACAAGCTGATTTCAATGATTTTCTTATTTATAGGCAGCTTATTTTTCTTTCGTCTGGCAGAGTGGGCCGCTCAAACTGCTTCTAACAAAATTACTGAACACATAAAGAGAGTAGCGTTGTATTCCTTTGGCTTTTACTTAATTCATCCATTCATTTTAAAGGAAGCAGCAAGGTTTATCCCTATGCACAGCAATTATCTTTTTCATATTGACATCGTTCTTCGCTACATCACCGTGGTTGTTTTATGCTATTTAGTCATATTTACTGTTCATAAGCTCTCACCAAAAGCAGCCAGTCTGCTATTTGGAAAGATGCCTCCTGAAGCTGTATTTCTTCTTTCTCCCTACAGAAACAGATCAAAATAA
- a CDS encoding MraY family glycosyltransferase, with protein sequence MITAIALVSCFLTALILTPLVKKLAFLIGATDNPNDRKVHTGEMARLGGLAIYVSFILGLFILKPENEYLPFIFAGGTLVFLIGALDDIKEQSAKVKLIAQLAAAIIVIVGGVQLEFINLPFGGVLELGFLSIPITLLWIIGITNAINLIDGLDGLSAGVSAIVLATISALSIVQGDIFIVAMAIALLGGTLGFLVHNFHPAKLFMGDSGALFLGFMIAVIALLGFKNVTVFSLIVPLLILAVPISDTLFAIIRRALQKQSFSTPDKSHLHHCLLRLGYSHRQTVLIIYLISAICSVAAVVFTLSTLWVSIVALLVMIIAIEILAESVGLVSNSYKPFLRFLKKISGGTKE encoded by the coding sequence ATGATTACAGCGATTGCTCTGGTTTCATGCTTTTTAACGGCGTTGATATTAACTCCCTTGGTTAAAAAGCTGGCTTTTTTGATAGGAGCTACAGACAATCCTAACGACAGAAAAGTTCATACAGGTGAAATGGCGCGCTTAGGCGGTTTGGCTATTTACGTTTCTTTTATATTGGGCCTTTTCATTTTGAAACCAGAAAATGAATATCTTCCTTTTATCTTCGCAGGCGGAACTTTAGTATTTTTGATAGGTGCTTTGGACGACATAAAAGAACAATCAGCTAAAGTGAAATTGATTGCTCAGCTTGCTGCTGCCATTATCGTGATAGTTGGCGGAGTGCAGTTAGAATTTATTAACCTGCCATTTGGTGGCGTTTTAGAATTAGGATTTTTAAGCATTCCTATTACATTGCTTTGGATTATTGGTATTACCAATGCGATAAACCTAATTGATGGTCTTGATGGTTTATCAGCAGGGGTTTCAGCGATTGTGCTAGCCACTATTTCAGCTCTGAGCATTGTTCAGGGTGATATTTTCATCGTAGCTATGGCTATCGCTTTGTTAGGCGGCACTTTAGGATTTCTGGTACACAATTTTCATCCGGCAAAGCTATTTATGGGAGATTCTGGAGCCCTTTTTCTTGGCTTCATGATTGCTGTGATTGCTCTGTTAGGTTTTAAAAACGTAACCGTTTTTTCACTAATTGTCCCTCTGCTCATTTTAGCCGTTCCTATTTCTGATACATTGTTTGCGATCATCAGACGGGCATTGCAGAAGCAATCTTTTTCAACACCTGACAAATCACACTTGCACCACTGCCTGCTTCGCCTGGGATATTCACATAGACAGACAGTTTTAATCATATATTTGATTAGTGCTATCTGCAGTGTAGCTGCTGTTGTATTTACACTTTCAACGCTATGGGTTTCTATTGTAGCATTGCTGGTAATGATTATTGCTATTGAAATCTTAGCGGAAAGTGTAGGATTAGTAAGTAATTCTTATAAGCCGTTCCTAAGGTTTTTAAAAAAAATTTCTGGGGGAACGAAAGAATAA
- a CDS encoding glycosyltransferase: MNILFITNMFPSKDHPQFGIFVENQVKALTNQGQKVLVLGINQPSSSKKKVINKYFQWGYRWGRMVLGSLKPKVDIVHAHYTFPSGMLALMFKKLTKTPYVVTCHGGDINKMAEKNKYLKRITSIILKKADHVIVVGPELREKVQNEYEIPSHKINQISMGVNKAMFHPVPKEEALRVTQLNSDEKNILFVGNLVEEKGIEDLLKAWKTIVAKENNIKLHIVGSAKSEAYKSKITDLIHTENMEASVSFHGARPQPELKNWFSSADMLVVPSRNEGFGLVALEAMACKTPVVTTDAGGLKYITAEGRGLMANAGSPGSLSEQISAMLNFKEDEKEAMIKEALIFVEENEVNNLNKKVINIYKEVINYYN; encoded by the coding sequence ATGAATATTTTATTTATTACAAATATGTTTCCGTCAAAAGACCATCCGCAGTTTGGAATATTTGTTGAAAACCAGGTTAAAGCTTTAACAAACCAGGGCCAGAAAGTACTGGTTCTGGGTATTAATCAACCGTCCTCAAGTAAAAAGAAAGTAATAAATAAATATTTTCAGTGGGGATACAGGTGGGGCCGGATGGTTTTAGGCTCTTTAAAACCAAAAGTAGATATTGTGCATGCGCATTATACTTTTCCTTCCGGTATGCTGGCGCTGATGTTTAAAAAATTAACTAAAACTCCTTACGTAGTTACTTGCCACGGGGGTGATATAAATAAAATGGCAGAAAAAAATAAGTATCTTAAACGTATTACCTCGATTATTCTGAAAAAAGCGGATCATGTAATAGTGGTGGGGCCGGAATTACGGGAAAAGGTTCAAAACGAATACGAAATACCTTCCCATAAAATCAATCAAATAAGTATGGGTGTAAATAAAGCAATGTTTCACCCAGTCCCCAAGGAAGAAGCTCTGCGGGTTACGCAATTAAATTCAGATGAAAAAAATATCTTATTTGTAGGGAATTTAGTAGAAGAAAAAGGAATAGAAGACTTGCTGAAGGCGTGGAAAACTATAGTGGCAAAAGAGAATAATATAAAGCTGCATATAGTGGGCAGTGCCAAGAGTGAGGCTTACAAGTCGAAAATAACAGATTTAATCCATACAGAAAACATGGAGGCTTCGGTCAGTTTTCATGGCGCCAGACCTCAGCCGGAACTAAAAAATTGGTTTTCCTCTGCAGATATGCTGGTAGTGCCTTCAAGAAATGAAGGCTTTGGTTTAGTGGCTTTAGAGGCAATGGCCTGCAAGACACCTGTTGTTACTACAGATGCTGGAGGGCTAAAGTACATAACTGCAGAAGGCAGAGGCTTGATGGCCAATGCTGGCAGCCCCGGGAGCTTAAGTGAACAAATCTCTGCTATGTTAAACTTTAAAGAAGATGAAAAAGAGGCAATGATCAAGGAAGCACTCATATTTGTCGAGGAAAACGAAGTAAATAATTTAAATAAAAAGGTTATAAATATATATAAAGAAGTCATAAATTATTATAATTAA
- a CDS encoding cell wall-binding repeat-containing protein encodes MLTQLKLLCVLSVAGLFFVFNTTIVQASGLEVKQESETLSGNNSISLEDGTSVEVSNSPEETKVSIEGETITDKEFLKTSQVTELSLNEQTLLLTEYRLPGSANELIFEVYNISEGNEKLYESGSLNHGLVDVVDGEIIYGEPEFSGEENEASPSTVDMVVLQGNEEGFKETEEQEVSNEAFKDKIGNEKEVTTFSSQSNPSAEEINKLLTQKAEENNIPPEILKAIAWQESSWRQFEGGEPLIGFDGIGIGIMQVSPGYTGLPNENDPAFQEKLKNDIEFNIEVGIEILLNKWDMGRLPQVNDGSKEVIDNWYFAVMAYNGISDRNDPAKTNRAYQDIIFQHMKSSFGELNVESFPTEELNITYPDESRPTLMSFDEKKQYNLDYKLTRTKHNFEKEDIISTKSEAPVYNRINGEIISGISKSDVAEIKNTIQYDSDRLHHFGWYNVELPSGKSGYVRSGEIDDNRVDGSTRYETAVEVSKEGWNQADTVVLSTGVDFPDALAGTPLAHQENAPILLTKQESLPEETLNEIKRLSPDEIIILGGEAAVSSSVENELNGLGVQSTRLAGKDRFETAQKISEKIKNPGNDYVVANGFSFADALAVAPYAANSGKPILLTREITLPQSTEDTLKGADETLAVGGTAVISKQLYSELPNAERISGSTRYGTASEIVKQLDFNKDNAFMVNGENFPDALTGSVLAAKNQAPLLLTKSNGLPSETKDLKSSFTASELYVIGGTAAVGSNSALEFKK; translated from the coding sequence ATGCTTACCCAATTAAAATTATTATGTGTTTTATCGGTTGCAGGTTTATTCTTTGTCTTCAACACCACAATTGTGCAGGCGTCTGGATTGGAAGTAAAGCAGGAGTCGGAGACTTTAAGTGGGAACAACTCTATTTCTTTAGAAGACGGCACTTCGGTAGAGGTCAGCAACAGTCCAGAAGAAACGAAGGTGTCAATTGAGGGAGAGACTATAACTGATAAAGAATTTCTGAAAACCTCTCAAGTAACCGAGCTTTCTTTAAATGAACAAACATTGCTTTTAACAGAATATCGTTTACCCGGAAGTGCTAATGAGTTAATTTTCGAAGTTTATAACATTTCTGAGGGTAATGAAAAGCTCTATGAATCCGGTTCATTAAATCATGGACTAGTGGATGTAGTAGATGGAGAAATTATATACGGTGAGCCTGAATTCAGTGGGGAAGAAAACGAAGCGTCACCATCAACTGTTGATATGGTAGTATTACAAGGAAATGAAGAAGGATTTAAAGAAACAGAAGAACAAGAAGTATCGAACGAGGCTTTTAAGGATAAAATTGGAAATGAAAAAGAAGTAACAACCTTTTCTTCGCAGAGTAATCCCTCTGCAGAAGAAATAAATAAATTGTTAACTCAAAAGGCAGAAGAAAATAATATTCCACCGGAAATATTAAAAGCTATCGCCTGGCAGGAAAGCTCCTGGCGTCAGTTTGAAGGCGGAGAGCCATTAATTGGTTTTGACGGAATCGGAATCGGCATTATGCAGGTCTCTCCAGGATATACTGGTTTGCCAAATGAAAATGATCCAGCTTTCCAAGAAAAATTAAAGAATGATATCGAGTTTAACATTGAAGTAGGTATAGAGATCTTACTGAATAAGTGGGATATGGGGCGTCTGCCTCAAGTGAATGACGGTTCGAAGGAAGTTATTGATAATTGGTATTTTGCAGTTATGGCCTACAATGGTATCTCAGACCGAAATGATCCTGCTAAAACAAATAGAGCCTATCAGGATATTATTTTTCAGCACATGAAAAGTTCGTTTGGAGAATTAAATGTTGAATCCTTCCCTACAGAAGAATTGAACATTACCTATCCGGATGAAAGCAGACCTACATTAATGTCCTTCGACGAAAAGAAACAATATAATCTTGATTATAAATTGACCCGGACAAAGCATAATTTTGAAAAAGAAGACATTATCTCCACAAAAAGCGAAGCACCTGTATACAATAGAATTAATGGTGAGATTATAAGCGGCATTAGTAAAAGTGATGTAGCAGAAATTAAAAATACAATTCAGTATGATTCTGATCGTCTTCATCATTTTGGCTGGTACAATGTAGAATTGCCGAGTGGAAAAAGTGGGTACGTGCGCTCAGGCGAAATTGACGATAATAGAGTTGATGGCTCTACTCGTTACGAAACAGCTGTGGAAGTGTCTAAAGAAGGATGGAACCAGGCAGACACTGTCGTTTTGTCTACAGGAGTAGATTTTCCAGACGCGTTGGCAGGTACACCGTTAGCCCACCAGGAAAATGCTCCGATTCTGTTAACTAAACAAGAAAGCCTGCCTGAAGAAACTTTAAATGAAATTAAAAGACTTTCTCCAGATGAAATTATTATTTTAGGAGGAGAAGCAGCAGTTTCCAGCAGCGTTGAGAATGAATTGAATGGTCTTGGTGTCCAATCGACAAGACTAGCAGGCAAGGATCGTTTCGAAACAGCTCAAAAAATTTCGGAAAAAATAAAGAATCCAGGCAATGATTATGTAGTAGCTAATGGTTTTTCTTTTGCGGATGCCCTGGCGGTTGCACCATATGCTGCTAATTCCGGAAAGCCTATTCTGCTCACTCGTGAGATAACTCTTCCGCAGTCAACGGAAGACACATTAAAAGGTGCAGATGAAACATTAGCTGTAGGTGGCACAGCAGTAATTTCAAAGCAGCTGTATTCAGAGCTCCCTAATGCTGAACGTATAAGCGGTTCCACTCGTTACGGAACGGCATCTGAGATTGTAAAACAATTAGATTTTAATAAAGACAATGCCTTTATGGTGAATGGAGAGAACTTCCCGGATGCGCTGACAGGTTCAGTGTTAGCAGCAAAGAATCAGGCACCGCTGCTCCTGACGAAATCGAATGGTCTGCCTTCAGAAACGAAGGATCTGAAATCCTCCTTTACTGCAAGTGAACTTTATGTAATAGGGGGAACAGCAGCAGTAGGATCCAATAGTGCATTAGAATTTAAAAAGTAA